A window of the Isosphaera pallida ATCC 43644 genome harbors these coding sequences:
- the mnmG gene encoding tRNA uridine-5-carboxymethylaminomethyl(34) synthesis enzyme MnmG, producing MSPNRFDVVVIGGGHAGIEAALAAARMGCRTALLTLNVDAVGQMSCNPAIGGVGKGQIAREIDALGGAMGLITDASAIQYRLLNRGKGPAMHGPRAQCDKKLYQITAKETVERQERLTLRQESIEAVRVEQGKVVGVLCRGGVVYEARAVVLTTGTFLQALMHTGELKTAGGRAGDPAAQGLSSSLRALGIELRRFKTGTPPRLNGRTINFRRLEEQPGDDDPTFFSSLTTALNGPQMVCHLTATNEQVHDLIRANLHRAPMYCGQIDSRGPRYCPSIEDKVVRFGDRSSHQIFLEPEGRRTLEYYCNGISTSLPRDVQEAIIPLIPGLEHAEIMRFGYAVEYDYAPPTQLRASLEVKEWPGLFLAGQINGTTGYEEAAAQGLVAGINAALSVQNREPFILDRSQAYIGVLIDDLVTKGVDEPYRMFTSRAEFRLALRYDNADLRLTELGRRLGLVDELRWRTFQERVERMERLGERLRTFKVDGETLERRLRRPTTTWEELRALDPELPAEASDPSSVRHWLAELKYDGYLVRQRDQVEKFRRWEDKPIPEDLDYDALTQLRHEAREKFAATRPVTFGQAGRISGVAPADLAVLLVYLKKGGLPRRARRSEPESLPQG from the coding sequence ATGTCGCCCAACCGGTTCGACGTGGTGGTGATCGGCGGCGGTCATGCAGGGATCGAGGCGGCGTTGGCTGCGGCTCGGATGGGGTGTCGCACCGCGCTGTTGACCCTCAACGTGGACGCGGTGGGCCAGATGAGTTGCAACCCCGCGATTGGGGGGGTCGGCAAGGGGCAGATCGCCCGCGAGATCGACGCCCTAGGCGGCGCGATGGGTCTGATCACCGACGCCTCGGCAATTCAGTATCGTCTGCTCAACCGGGGCAAAGGACCGGCGATGCATGGTCCACGCGCCCAGTGCGATAAGAAGCTCTATCAGATCACCGCCAAGGAAACCGTCGAGCGTCAGGAACGCCTCACCCTGCGTCAGGAGTCAATCGAGGCAGTCCGCGTCGAACAGGGAAAGGTGGTGGGGGTTTTGTGTCGGGGAGGGGTTGTTTATGAAGCGCGGGCGGTGGTGTTGACCACCGGCACCTTCCTTCAGGCGCTGATGCACACCGGCGAACTGAAGACCGCCGGCGGCCGCGCGGGCGATCCGGCGGCTCAGGGGTTGTCCAGCTCGTTGCGAGCGTTGGGGATCGAACTGCGTCGGTTCAAGACCGGCACCCCGCCCCGGCTCAATGGCCGCACCATCAACTTCCGCCGACTCGAAGAACAACCCGGCGACGACGACCCCACCTTCTTCTCCAGCCTGACGACCGCCCTCAACGGTCCTCAAATGGTCTGTCACTTGACCGCCACCAACGAGCAGGTTCACGACCTGATCCGGGCCAACCTTCATCGCGCGCCGATGTATTGCGGCCAGATCGACTCCCGAGGCCCCCGTTATTGCCCCTCGATCGAGGACAAGGTGGTGCGGTTCGGCGACCGAAGCTCCCACCAGATCTTTCTGGAGCCTGAAGGTCGGCGCACCTTGGAGTACTATTGCAACGGCATCTCGACCAGTTTGCCCCGTGACGTGCAAGAGGCGATCATTCCGTTGATCCCCGGTCTGGAACATGCCGAGATCATGCGGTTTGGCTACGCCGTCGAATACGACTATGCCCCGCCGACCCAGTTGCGGGCCTCGTTAGAGGTCAAGGAGTGGCCCGGCCTGTTCCTCGCCGGTCAGATCAACGGCACCACCGGCTACGAGGAGGCCGCCGCCCAGGGACTCGTCGCCGGGATCAACGCCGCCTTGAGCGTCCAAAACCGGGAGCCGTTCATTCTAGACCGCTCCCAGGCATACATCGGCGTCCTCATCGACGACCTAGTGACTAAGGGGGTCGATGAACCCTATCGCATGTTCACCAGCCGCGCTGAGTTCCGCCTGGCGCTACGGTACGACAACGCTGATCTGCGTCTGACCGAATTGGGTCGGCGGTTAGGGTTGGTGGACGAGCTGCGTTGGCGGACGTTTCAGGAGCGGGTCGAGCGGATGGAACGTCTAGGTGAGCGTCTGCGGACGTTCAAGGTCGATGGGGAGACGCTGGAACGTCGGCTCAGACGGCCGACAACCACCTGGGAGGAGCTGCGGGCGCTGGATCCGGAGTTGCCCGCTGAGGCGTCCGACCCGTCCTCGGTGCGTCATTGGCTAGCGGAGTTGAAGTACGATGGTTATCTGGTTCGCCAGCGCGATCAGGTTGAGAAGTTCCGCCGCTGGGAGGACAAGCCCATTCCAGAGGACCTGGATTATGACGCTTTGACCCAATTGCGTCACGAGGCCCGCGAGAAGTTCGCGGCGACCCGACCCGTCACGTTTGGCCAGGCCGGACGGATCAGCGGCGTCGCTCCCGCCGATCTGGCGGTCCTTTTGGTTTACCTCAAGAAGGGAGGATTGCCCAGACGCGCGCGACGTTCCGAACCCGAATCCCTTCCCCAAGGCTAA
- a CDS encoding response regulator has translation MPIKSIYTTGEAAKICKVSQQTIIRCFDSGQLKGFRVPGSKFRRIPRAALYRFMKENGIPTDALDSGKRKLLVVDDDKAVVDLIAEVLANDSRFEVRVVNNGFEAGAQAVEYHPDLIILDVMLPDINGKSVCELIRRDPTLSDIKILCISGMVEADKIEELKAAGADDFLQKPLDVDVLMNRVCELLELSTTSAEEG, from the coding sequence ATGCCGATCAAATCGATCTACACCACCGGCGAGGCGGCCAAAATCTGCAAGGTGAGTCAGCAGACGATCATTCGCTGTTTCGACTCAGGCCAACTCAAGGGGTTTCGAGTGCCGGGTTCCAAATTCCGGCGGATTCCTCGGGCGGCACTCTACCGCTTTATGAAAGAAAACGGGATCCCCACCGACGCGCTCGATTCAGGCAAGCGGAAACTTCTGGTGGTGGATGACGACAAGGCGGTGGTGGACCTGATCGCCGAGGTGTTGGCCAACGACAGCCGCTTCGAGGTGCGGGTGGTCAACAACGGCTTCGAAGCCGGAGCCCAGGCGGTGGAGTATCATCCCGACCTGATCATTCTGGACGTGATGCTGCCGGACATCAACGGCAAGTCGGTATGCGAGTTGATCCGCCGCGACCCAACCCTGAGCGACATCAAGATCCTTTGCATCTCGGGGATGGTTGAAGCGGATAAAATCGAAGAACTCAAGGCGGCCGGAGCCGACGACTTTCTTCAAAAGCCGCTCGATGTAGATGTGCTGATGAACCGAGTGTGCGAGTTGCTGGAGTTGAGTACGACCAGCGCCGAGGAAGGCTGA
- a CDS encoding sensor histidine kinase, which produces MIVPSLRRDPPPDLPSLRERLERLEGLPLRPHTARRLIDAGWLDPDFDPLAVSSPDQVLSGVDDDPAVALDRLRGRPELGQPLRLLAERPWWIAPSSRAAQRALDRLFGVHHQVARAIDHEARQRGLDDNARRRWVDLAWVHRLGLWALAAVDPLWIVEWLGHADPHSRRLFERTTLGEDLGALGRRLAERWHAPSDLVEVAWLHDQPAVSAHALSLDHPDTLAAIRRAVAIAETQGAGFFQVAPIQSARSTETPDDTSHHELMVWIDPTVTAGEVGAVNLAARCRLRQWVADQGLAWLSVAAESLEWADQARGPDDFLRVLAPRLNGLPGVRAIQIVARSEEDATNPPAPDSLPPPCRAASGETLAGTPRQRLVAWLDDFHTLNARRESNPPASSLVHLAIEPARRVWRTILQILLQRDRERRLLDQVLESSAVTVVSSLDAGSGSSQADAVAQASAPAIRSARFEALAEFAAGAGHELNNPLAVIQGRAQVLAMRFKTKHPDVAESLDIIVRQARRAHRMIRDLMFVARPPAPRIQSCRPDELAARVVEDLASEAKSRRVELRLVRAVMPPARLESDPDALRHLAEILLRNALEAAPESSVVEFLTASRPDELDWTIRDQGPGLDPRDLDSLLDPFRCGRQAGRGLGLGLPRAARILGQLQGQWHWTTAPGQGVAIHLLIPSAPPPRNLQ; this is translated from the coding sequence GTGATCGTCCCCTCACTCCGCCGCGACCCACCACCCGATCTCCCCTCGCTCCGCGAGCGACTGGAACGTCTGGAGGGTCTGCCGCTGCGCCCGCATACGGCGCGGCGTCTGATTGACGCGGGTTGGCTCGATCCGGACTTCGACCCACTCGCCGTGTCATCCCCCGATCAAGTTCTGAGCGGGGTTGACGATGATCCTGCCGTCGCTTTGGATCGGTTGCGAGGGCGGCCCGAGCTTGGCCAGCCGTTGCGGCTGCTGGCGGAGCGTCCGTGGTGGATCGCTCCCTCCAGCCGCGCGGCTCAACGGGCGCTTGACCGTCTGTTCGGGGTTCACCACCAGGTCGCGCGTGCAATCGACCACGAGGCGCGTCAACGCGGCCTCGACGACAACGCGCGGCGACGATGGGTTGATTTGGCCTGGGTGCATCGCTTGGGGCTCTGGGCGTTGGCGGCGGTCGATCCCCTTTGGATCGTCGAATGGCTGGGACACGCCGATCCCCACTCCCGACGCCTCTTCGAGCGAACCACCCTGGGAGAGGACCTAGGTGCGTTAGGACGCCGGTTGGCCGAACGTTGGCACGCTCCCAGCGACCTGGTCGAGGTCGCCTGGCTTCACGACCAACCGGCCGTGTCCGCCCACGCCCTCAGCTTGGATCACCCGGACACCCTGGCGGCGATCCGTCGCGCCGTTGCCATTGCCGAAACTCAGGGTGCTGGGTTCTTCCAGGTTGCCCCCATTCAATCGGCCCGCTCCACCGAGACGCCCGACGACACCTCCCACCACGAGCTGATGGTTTGGATCGACCCCACGGTCACCGCCGGCGAAGTCGGCGCGGTGAACCTGGCAGCGCGTTGTCGTCTCCGTCAATGGGTGGCCGATCAGGGTTTGGCCTGGCTCTCCGTGGCGGCCGAAAGTCTAGAATGGGCCGACCAAGCACGGGGACCGGACGACTTCCTCCGCGTTCTCGCCCCCCGATTGAATGGTCTCCCGGGCGTTCGCGCCATTCAGATTGTCGCACGTTCCGAGGAGGACGCAACCAACCCCCCGGCTCCAGACAGCCTACCCCCCCCTTGTCGAGCGGCGTCCGGCGAAACCTTGGCGGGAACCCCTCGTCAGCGTTTAGTCGCTTGGCTGGACGATTTCCACACTCTCAACGCTCGAAGGGAGTCGAACCCACCCGCGAGTTCGCTCGTCCATCTCGCAATCGAACCAGCGCGACGGGTTTGGCGGACGATTCTGCAAATCCTGCTGCAACGGGATCGGGAGCGCCGTTTGCTCGACCAGGTTCTGGAATCGTCCGCCGTCACCGTCGTTAGCTCTCTGGATGCTGGCTCGGGGTCCAGCCAAGCCGACGCGGTCGCCCAAGCCAGCGCGCCGGCCATTCGGAGCGCGCGGTTTGAGGCGCTGGCCGAGTTCGCCGCTGGTGCAGGTCACGAACTAAACAACCCCTTGGCGGTCATCCAGGGACGCGCTCAGGTGTTGGCAATGCGGTTCAAGACCAAGCATCCCGACGTGGCCGAATCGTTGGACATCATCGTGCGACAGGCGCGACGCGCCCATCGAATGATCCGCGACCTGATGTTCGTGGCCCGCCCGCCCGCTCCCCGCATCCAGTCCTGCCGTCCCGACGAACTGGCCGCCCGCGTGGTCGAGGATCTCGCGTCCGAGGCCAAAAGCCGTCGCGTCGAGTTGCGGCTGGTTCGCGCTGTCATGCCGCCCGCCCGCCTGGAGAGCGACCCCGACGCCCTGAGACACCTCGCCGAAATCCTGCTACGCAACGCGCTCGAAGCTGCGCCCGAATCCAGCGTTGTCGAATTCCTCACCGCGTCCCGACCCGACGAACTGGACTGGACCATCCGGGATCAAGGTCCCGGTCTCGATCCCCGTGATCTCGACTCCCTACTCGATCCGTTTCGCTGCGGACGCCAAGCCGGACGCGGCCTGGGTCTGGGACTGCCCCGCGCCGCTCGAATCCTAGGACAACTGCAAGGCCAATGGCACTGGACCACCGCCCCCGGTCAGGGCGTCGCCATCCATCTGCTCATCCCCTCCGCTCCCCCGCCTCGAAACCTTCAATAA
- a CDS encoding ABC transporter permease subunit/CPBP intramembrane protease, translated as MPGPTIARILRREIRDQLRDRRTLFMVVVLPILMYPMMGLAILQVSPVLQEKPRVVAVVGVEDLAEGPPLVEPNPETNELWFNPGLFDRVEDARALVVQTVPRDGRWDHPEACRELIRRGHASAVLVFPPDIAAHLRGERVTRAQVRIIYDGADERSEFTFNRVRNVLANYEKTVEAIRAAREGKPFAQVDPFRMRPEDVATLKEAGGSAWARLFPFLLVLMTLTGAFYPAIDVFAGERERGTLETLVLTPAGRDAIVIGKFLTIALVSLATALLNVVSMALTGIQLAAAVNNAPGVTSGHRGAEAVLSAPTLESLVWMLLLIPPLALFFAAVSAAVANQARSMKEGQYFMTPLYLATIPILMLSMSPAVELGVSMALTPIAGPALLLRDLIKGDYATARGLGPLVLLATLSYAALALRLTIRGFDREEALFRDAEPFHPALWWTALRRDRPERPTSNQAFLGFALMLTTAWFCAPLLSASLTGLILGQALFILAPPLALTLLLTRNPRATLRLRTTSAFWWLAALGLALCANPALQELRSLIETLQPIPPQLAEALQNLTSATRNGSLGLVILGFAVVPAVCEELAFRGFILSGLTQPRDRRTARATAVALSALLFGLTHLALSLPQQFFPSTLLGLILGTLALGSRSLGPPLVFHIVNNTLAFLWPLLPSEAATTLFRDPERLLFQTPIVVVASVIALALVISIIRAAYPPDVANALPTPAEPHPVAQHQDQPNAPEAVS; from the coding sequence ATGCCTGGACCAACCATCGCGCGGATCCTCCGGCGGGAAATCCGGGATCAACTGCGCGACCGCCGTACCTTGTTCATGGTGGTGGTGCTGCCGATCCTGATGTATCCCATGATGGGTCTGGCGATTCTGCAAGTCTCGCCGGTGCTTCAAGAGAAGCCGCGGGTGGTGGCGGTGGTGGGGGTCGAGGACCTGGCCGAGGGGCCTCCTTTGGTGGAACCCAACCCCGAAACCAACGAGCTCTGGTTCAACCCCGGGCTGTTCGACCGGGTCGAGGACGCTCGGGCGTTGGTGGTCCAAACCGTGCCCCGCGACGGACGTTGGGACCATCCCGAGGCATGCCGCGAGTTGATCCGACGGGGCCACGCCTCAGCCGTTTTGGTATTTCCTCCCGACATTGCCGCCCATCTCAGAGGGGAGCGGGTTACTCGGGCCCAGGTTCGGATCATCTACGACGGAGCCGACGAACGCAGTGAGTTCACCTTCAACCGGGTGCGGAATGTCCTGGCCAATTACGAAAAAACCGTGGAGGCGATCCGGGCCGCGCGTGAGGGAAAACCATTCGCCCAGGTCGATCCCTTCCGAATGCGTCCTGAGGATGTGGCGACCCTCAAAGAGGCCGGCGGCAGCGCATGGGCGCGGTTGTTCCCGTTCCTGCTAGTGCTGATGACCCTCACTGGAGCGTTCTATCCCGCCATCGACGTGTTCGCGGGCGAACGGGAACGCGGTACGTTGGAAACCCTGGTCCTCACTCCGGCCGGACGCGACGCGATCGTCATCGGCAAATTCCTCACCATCGCCCTGGTCAGCCTCGCCACCGCGTTGCTGAACGTGGTCAGCATGGCCCTGACTGGCATCCAGTTGGCTGCCGCGGTCAACAACGCGCCAGGAGTCACCTCCGGACACCGTGGAGCCGAAGCGGTCCTGTCGGCCCCCACGCTCGAATCACTGGTCTGGATGCTGTTGCTGATACCCCCTCTGGCCCTCTTCTTCGCGGCCGTCAGCGCCGCGGTGGCCAACCAGGCGCGAAGCATGAAGGAAGGCCAATACTTCATGACGCCGCTCTATCTGGCCACCATCCCAATTTTGATGCTCTCGATGTCGCCCGCCGTGGAGCTTGGCGTCTCGATGGCGCTGACCCCGATCGCCGGCCCGGCGTTGCTGCTGCGCGACTTGATCAAAGGCGACTACGCCACCGCCCGCGGTTTGGGTCCGCTGGTGTTGCTAGCGACCCTGAGTTACGCCGCGCTAGCGCTGCGCCTAACCATTCGCGGCTTCGACCGCGAGGAGGCGCTGTTCCGCGACGCCGAACCTTTCCATCCGGCCCTGTGGTGGACCGCTTTGAGACGTGATCGGCCCGAGCGGCCCACCTCCAACCAGGCGTTCCTCGGTTTCGCCCTGATGCTGACAACGGCCTGGTTCTGCGCGCCGTTGCTCAGCGCCTCGTTGACCGGTCTGATCTTGGGCCAGGCTCTCTTCATCCTTGCGCCTCCTCTCGCGTTGACCTTGCTGCTCACCCGCAACCCTCGCGCGACTCTAAGACTGCGAACCACGTCGGCCTTCTGGTGGCTTGCTGCCCTGGGTCTAGCCCTGTGCGCCAATCCCGCGCTTCAGGAACTGCGTTCGCTCATCGAAACCCTTCAACCCATCCCACCCCAACTCGCCGAAGCCCTCCAAAACCTGACCAGCGCGACCCGGAACGGCTCGCTAGGCCTGGTGATCCTGGGGTTCGCCGTGGTGCCGGCGGTTTGCGAGGAACTGGCCTTCCGCGGCTTCATCCTCTCGGGATTGACCCAACCCCGCGACCGCCGCACCGCCCGCGCGACCGCCGTGGCCCTCTCCGCCCTACTCTTCGGCCTGACCCACCTGGCGCTAAGCCTGCCTCAACAGTTCTTCCCCTCGACCCTTTTGGGTCTCATACTAGGAACCCTCGCGTTGGGAAGCCGCAGTCTGGGGCCGCCTCTGGTCTTCCACATCGTCAACAACACGCTAGCCTTCCTCTGGCCCCTCCTTCCCTCAGAGGCCGCCACAACGTTGTTCCGCGACCCCGAACGTCTGCTGTTTCAGACCCCAATCGTCGTTGTCGCCTCGGTGATTGCCCTCGCCCTGGTGATCTCGATCATCCGCGCCGCCTACCCGCCCGATGTGGCCAACGCTCTCCCAACTCCCGCTGAACCCCATCCCGTCGCTCAACACCAGGACCAACCCAACGCGCCGGAGGCGGTCTCATGA
- a CDS encoding ABC transporter ATP-binding protein: MIVVEHLSKQFFDLRRGHVTAVNDISFRCAQGEVVGLLGPNGAGKTTTLRILSTILKPSSGVARIDGIQVDQAPEEVRRRIGYMSASTQLYDRMTAWELVSFFGSLYDLEGERLTQRMEAVFDWLGMNDFRDVPVAKMSTGMKQKVSIARAVVHDPPVLILDEPTSNLDILVARALVERIEELANQGKTILLSSHTMAMIERLCHRVIILYKGMILESGPLKELKARYKAASLDDLFFDLIDQCDACAAPSAMTAADALT, from the coding sequence ATGATTGTGGTCGAACATCTCTCGAAGCAGTTTTTCGATTTGCGACGGGGACATGTCACCGCGGTCAACGACATTTCGTTCCGTTGCGCCCAGGGGGAAGTGGTCGGTCTGCTTGGTCCCAACGGCGCGGGCAAAACCACCACCCTACGCATCCTTTCCACCATCCTCAAACCGTCCTCCGGCGTGGCTCGAATCGACGGCATCCAAGTGGATCAGGCCCCCGAGGAGGTCCGCCGACGCATCGGCTACATGTCGGCCAGCACTCAGCTTTATGACCGCATGACCGCCTGGGAACTCGTTTCCTTCTTCGGCTCGCTGTACGACCTGGAAGGAGAGAGGCTGACCCAGCGCATGGAGGCGGTGTTCGACTGGCTGGGTATGAACGACTTCCGCGATGTCCCGGTGGCCAAAATGTCCACCGGCATGAAACAAAAGGTCTCGATTGCCCGTGCCGTGGTCCACGACCCCCCGGTGCTGATTCTCGACGAACCGACCTCGAACCTCGACATCTTAGTGGCGCGGGCGTTGGTCGAACGAATTGAGGAGCTGGCAAATCAGGGGAAAACCATCCTTCTTTCCTCACATACAATGGCAATGATCGAGCGTCTTTGTCATCGGGTGATTATTCTTTACAAAGGAATGATTCTCGAATCTGGTCCCTTGAAGGAACTCAAAGCACGTTACAAAGCTGCCAGTCTTGACGATTTGTTCTTCGATCTCATCGACCAGTGCGACGCATGCGCTGCGCCCTCGGCTATGACCGCCGCCGACGCTCTAACCTAA
- the larE gene encoding ATP-dependent sacrificial sulfur transferase LarE, with translation MSPTVTPTRPAADPAVGGDPWADPELRAKRDRLLATLSGMGTVGVAYSGGIDSTVVAQAAHLALGERAVAITAVSDSLASGELEEAVELAKRIGVRHRVIRTEEFADPNYLRNHSDRCYFCKSELYGRLTALREELGVETIVSGANLDDMGDHRPGLIAAAENGIRHPLQECGLTKADVRALAKAWGLPTWDKPASPCLSSRIAYGEEVTPQRVRMIDAAELWLKRTTGLNVVRVRYHKGDLARIEVPLEHLADLVALQTRGELIRVFKDLGFKFVTLDLEGFRSGSLNGLVASDDLRIGGSLRPVAKNGG, from the coding sequence ATGTCCCCGACCGTGACCCCGACCCGACCCGCCGCCGATCCCGCCGTGGGGGGCGATCCCTGGGCCGACCCGGAACTGCGCGCGAAACGCGACCGCTTGTTGGCAACGTTGAGCGGCATGGGCACGGTGGGCGTGGCTTATTCGGGGGGGATCGACTCGACCGTGGTGGCTCAAGCGGCTCATCTCGCGTTGGGCGAGCGGGCCGTGGCGATCACGGCAGTCTCGGACAGCCTGGCCTCGGGCGAACTTGAAGAGGCAGTCGAACTGGCCAAGCGGATCGGGGTGCGGCATCGGGTCATTCGAACCGAGGAGTTCGCGGACCCTAACTATCTGCGCAACCATTCCGATCGCTGCTACTTCTGCAAGAGTGAGCTCTACGGGCGGCTGACCGCGTTGCGTGAGGAACTTGGGGTCGAGACGATCGTGTCGGGAGCGAACCTCGACGATATGGGGGATCATCGTCCCGGCCTGATCGCCGCGGCGGAGAACGGAATCCGCCACCCGTTGCAGGAGTGCGGGCTGACCAAGGCCGACGTGCGGGCGTTGGCCAAGGCGTGGGGGCTGCCCACCTGGGACAAACCGGCCTCGCCCTGCCTATCCAGTCGGATCGCCTACGGCGAGGAGGTCACGCCCCAACGGGTCCGCATGATCGACGCGGCTGAGCTTTGGCTCAAGCGGACGACCGGCCTCAACGTGGTGCGGGTCCGCTACCACAAGGGCGATCTCGCCCGCATTGAAGTTCCTTTGGAACACCTGGCCGACCTTGTGGCGCTTCAGACTCGCGGCGAGTTGATTCGGGTTTTCAAAGACCTGGGATTCAAGTTCGTCACCCTCGACTTGGAAGGGTTCCGCTCCGGCAGCCTCAACGGGTTGGTCGCCTCGGATGATCTAAGGATCGGTGGTTCACTGCGTCCGGTCGCCAAGAACGGCGGTTGA
- a CDS encoding NAD(P)H-quinone oxidoreductase: MRWFRIARPGGPEGLEMVEADRPHPQGDEVLIRVRAFGLNRADLLQIAGRYPAPPGWPAEVPGLEVAGEVVELGPRVGNDPTTIRRVGDRVAAVVGGGAYAEFVVVPAPQTILVPESWSDAQAAAVPEAFLTAHDALTTRAEVQPGERVLIHAVGSGVGVAALQLAKMMGCETFGTSRTPEKLEKAVALGLDHPLPTTPDAEPYETAIARLTAGQGVHAALEFLGGANLDRTARSLALGGRVALIGLLAGATAQVDLGLWMSKRLRLQATTLRNRSVAEKTEITWKFVERAWPWLTSGRITPILDAVYPVERLSEALQRMAANTGFGKTVVVWDE; encoded by the coding sequence ATGCGTTGGTTTCGTATCGCGCGTCCTGGTGGTCCCGAGGGTCTGGAGATGGTCGAGGCAGACCGTCCCCACCCTCAAGGAGACGAGGTATTGATCCGGGTGCGGGCCTTCGGCCTGAATCGGGCTGATTTGCTGCAAATCGCCGGGCGTTACCCTGCGCCCCCAGGTTGGCCCGCCGAGGTGCCGGGTCTCGAAGTTGCCGGCGAGGTCGTCGAGCTGGGGCCTCGGGTCGGCAACGATCCCACCACCATCCGGCGAGTTGGCGACCGGGTCGCCGCAGTGGTTGGCGGCGGAGCCTATGCCGAGTTCGTCGTGGTCCCCGCGCCTCAGACGATTCTCGTGCCGGAATCCTGGAGCGACGCTCAAGCCGCCGCCGTGCCCGAAGCCTTTCTCACCGCCCACGATGCCCTGACCACGCGGGCCGAGGTCCAGCCGGGTGAACGGGTCTTGATTCACGCGGTGGGCTCTGGAGTCGGAGTCGCCGCGCTTCAACTTGCGAAGATGATGGGCTGCGAAACCTTCGGCACCTCCCGCACTCCGGAAAAGCTGGAAAAGGCCGTCGCCCTGGGGTTGGATCATCCCCTCCCGACCACCCCCGACGCCGAACCCTACGAAACGGCGATCGCCCGTTTGACCGCGGGCCAAGGCGTTCACGCCGCGCTGGAGTTCCTGGGCGGAGCTAACCTCGACCGCACCGCGCGCTCTTTGGCCCTGGGCGGTCGAGTTGCCCTGATCGGCTTGCTCGCCGGCGCGACAGCCCAGGTTGATCTGGGATTGTGGATGAGCAAGCGGTTACGTTTGCAAGCGACCACCTTGCGCAACCGCTCCGTGGCCGAGAAGACCGAAATCACTTGGAAGTTCGTCGAACGAGCCTGGCCCTGGCTGACTTCTGGTCGGATCACGCCCATCCTCGACGCCGTGTATCCGGTCGAACGTCTGAGCGAAGCACTTCAACGCATGGCCGCCAACACCGGCTTTGGCAAAACCGTCGTAGTTTGGGACGAGTAA
- a CDS encoding tyrosine-protein phosphatase, protein MRDPSSSLGGPRDLDDASPCPIPNAGTARRDRIGVQSMLAGVTVALALAALAGWRIAATLPDNVDWDHWDVVKPGLLYRSGQLDPDQLEEAVRRYGLKTVINLQLPSPTLARERQVARRLGLNYAVLPMPGDGLGRPDQFRRVLDMIDDPKSQPVLVHCARGTCRTGSAVALMRYERDGWTLEDVEAELKRHGYRQRAIAGYVYNMVSRTPFYELNGDEALDPFVGSPQTVEDASTDETISRGRIGDER, encoded by the coding sequence ATGCGCGACCCGAGTTCGAGTTTGGGCGGTCCCCGCGATCTCGATGATGCGTCGCCATGTCCGATTCCCAACGCCGGGACCGCGCGGAGGGATCGGATCGGGGTTCAGTCGATGCTGGCCGGGGTAACCGTGGCGCTGGCCCTGGCAGCGCTGGCGGGTTGGCGAATTGCGGCCACGTTGCCGGACAACGTTGATTGGGACCACTGGGACGTGGTCAAGCCTGGCCTGCTCTATCGGAGCGGTCAACTCGATCCCGACCAGCTCGAAGAGGCCGTTCGCCGCTATGGCCTGAAAACGGTGATCAACCTTCAACTGCCCAGCCCTACGTTGGCCCGCGAACGCCAGGTCGCCCGCCGTCTGGGATTGAACTACGCCGTGCTACCCATGCCTGGCGACGGTCTGGGACGACCCGACCAGTTCCGCCGCGTCCTGGACATGATCGACGACCCCAAGTCTCAGCCGGTTTTAGTCCACTGCGCCCGGGGAACCTGCCGTACCGGCTCGGCTGTGGCCCTAATGCGTTACGAACGGGACGGCTGGACCCTGGAGGATGTCGAGGCCGAACTGAAGCGCCATGGCTATCGACAACGCGCCATTGCCGGATATGTTTACAACATGGTGAGTCGAACGCCGTTCTACGAACTCAACGGCGACGAGGCGCTGGATCCCTTCGTGGGTTCGCCGCAGACGGTGGAGGACGCTTCGACGGACGAGACGATCTCCAGAGGGAGGATCGGCGATGAGCGCTGA